In Phycisphaerae bacterium, the following proteins share a genomic window:
- a CDS encoding acylphosphatase, with amino-acid sequence MTARLVHFEGDVQGVGFRYTARSVARRYDVTGYVANLPDGRVEIHVEGPPNEIDRFVDEIRQEMGPYVENVQTQDVEPTGRYKQFTVRYF; translated from the coding sequence ATGACCGCCAGGCTGGTTCACTTCGAGGGCGACGTCCAGGGCGTCGGGTTTCGCTACACCGCCCGCAGCGTCGCCAGAAGATACGACGTGACCGGATACGTGGCCAACCTGCCGGACGGGCGGGTGGAGATTCACGTGGAGGGCCCGCCGAACGAGATCGACCGCTTCGTCGATGAGATCCGGCAGGAGATGGGGCCGTACGTCGAGAACGTCCAGACCCAGGACGTCGAGCCCACCGGCCGCTACAAGCAGTTCACCGTCCGCTACTTCTGA
- a CDS encoding PEP-CTERM sorting domain-containing protein, protein MTRTIAIAALIVGVWACRICADVADFQVVARSQITQSRSGEVVQTEQLARQYPATQTQTPVEALTEMSQSDAGATLWSAYNRVLSNDPQYNSAVPTDFVLETAAGSADPEVSLALSSTASQTRTINVLESEFPTFPTGSPLNLQSSFLLDGGLAAVIPNTAGSAAGLEMVFGLNLAKNGTDLWSGTVSLVGAADGSVTTATSGSFHANDFEVSPIAMGDLATVYLLEFDDADIPFDYLASVGETFDLEAEITLDMAIPGGLGGGAAFGTVPTELVMMTQDLFSTAASSAAAAAPEPATLLLLVAGAVAGLIRRR, encoded by the coding sequence ATGACCCGTACCATCGCAATCGCCGCCCTGATCGTGGGCGTTTGGGCCTGCCGGATTTGTGCCGACGTCGCCGATTTCCAGGTGGTGGCCCGAAGCCAGATCACCCAGTCGCGCAGCGGCGAGGTCGTGCAGACCGAGCAACTCGCCCGGCAGTACCCAGCCACCCAGACCCAGACGCCGGTCGAGGCCTTGACGGAGATGTCACAGTCGGACGCGGGCGCGACCCTGTGGTCGGCCTACAACCGGGTGCTCTCGAACGATCCGCAGTACAACAGCGCGGTGCCGACCGATTTTGTGCTCGAGACGGCGGCGGGCTCGGCCGATCCGGAGGTCAGCCTGGCCCTCTCCTCGACGGCCAGTCAGACCCGCACGATCAACGTCCTGGAGTCTGAGTTTCCCACCTTCCCAACCGGCAGTCCGCTGAACCTCCAGTCGAGTTTCCTGCTGGACGGCGGTCTGGCTGCGGTCATTCCGAACACGGCGGGCAGCGCCGCGGGGCTGGAGATGGTCTTCGGCTTGAACCTCGCCAAGAACGGGACCGACCTGTGGTCCGGCACGGTCAGCCTGGTCGGGGCAGCCGACGGCTCGGTGACCACGGCGACCTCGGGCAGCTTCCACGCCAACGACTTTGAGGTCTCGCCGATCGCGATGGGCGATCTGGCCACCGTCTACCTGTTGGAGTTCGACGACGCGGATATCCCCTTCGATTATTTGGCCAGCGTCGGCGAGACGTTCGACCTGGAAGCCGAGATCACGCTCGACATGGCGATTCCCGGCGGCTTGGGCGGCGGCGCCGCGTTCGGCACCGTGCCGACCGAGTTGGTGATGATGACCCAGGATCTGTTCTCGACGGCGGCGTCCAGTGCCGCGGCGGCCGCTCCAGAACCGGCGACGCTGCTGCTGCTTGTGGCCGGGGCCGTCGCGGGCTTGATTCGCCGGCGGTAG
- a CDS encoding class I SAM-dependent methyltransferase: MVKRADFLDRFDSVERARWYRDRFKHGRRARTDQRERTALREVLQPLGRLGAVLDLPSGTGRLSPVLAENADRTILADGAPAMLEVAREDLGTQGMDYLVTDARAISLPDQDVDLIFCHRFIQHIHHLDDRRKVLLEFARVSRKYVLISFYPPGFGSYFKWFRHLILRRPDNPKPVSLSEFIADAERAGLRLKHAHLLRRFPKPGSFYLFERTNGQAAAASPLGGASG; this comes from the coding sequence TTGGTCAAACGGGCTGATTTCCTTGATCGTTTTGACAGCGTCGAGCGGGCGCGGTGGTATCGTGACCGCTTCAAACACGGACGGCGGGCCCGGACCGATCAGCGCGAGCGAACCGCCCTGCGTGAGGTGCTGCAGCCGCTGGGACGCCTCGGCGCGGTCCTTGACCTTCCCAGCGGGACGGGCCGCCTGTCGCCGGTGCTGGCCGAAAACGCCGACCGGACGATCCTGGCCGACGGGGCGCCCGCCATGCTGGAAGTGGCGCGGGAAGACCTGGGCACGCAGGGGATGGATTACCTGGTCACCGACGCCCGGGCGATCAGCCTGCCGGACCAGGACGTGGACCTGATCTTCTGCCACCGGTTCATCCAGCACATTCACCACCTCGACGACCGCCGCAAAGTACTCCTGGAGTTTGCCCGCGTTTCGCGAAAGTACGTGCTGATCTCGTTCTACCCTCCGGGCTTCGGCAGCTACTTCAAGTGGTTTCGGCATCTGATCCTGAGGCGACCGGACAATCCCAAGCCGGTCTCCTTGAGCGAGTTCATCGCCGATGCGGAACGGGCGGGCCTGCGGCTCAAGCACGCCCACCTGTTGCGGCGATTCCCCAAACCGGGTAGCTTCTATCTCTTCGAACGGACCAACGGCCAAGCGGCAGCCGCCAGCCCGCTGGGCGGCGCCTCCGGTTAG